The following are from one region of the Halodesulfurarchaeum sp. HSR-GB genome:
- the hypE gene encoding hydrogenase expression/formation protein HypE, with protein MTRDTTESNQEFVTLAHGAGGGAMRSLLDELVVPQFAGNGNAESDTLVGLPELDDGAVHPAGDGALVITTDSHVVSPRFFPGGDIGRLAVAGTVNDLAVMGATSPTALTCSLVLEEGVPTADVKRVIESMAETARSAGVPISTGDTKVMGNGEVDGILINTAGVAYVDREQPVTDAGLDPGDAIIVSGSMGDHGIALLSAREGFDFTGELESDVAPVNDLVNVALDAGRITAMKDPTRGGLANALNEMAGKADVGIDLMDESIPVSGPIASAGEVLGIDPLSVANEGKVVMGVNPEDAEDVLAAIHTVPGGEEAAIVGQVTDDHAGRVVVDTGFGRRYLSEPEGEPLPRIC; from the coding sequence ATGACACGAGACACCACCGAATCGAACCAGGAGTTCGTCACACTCGCACACGGGGCCGGGGGCGGAGCGATGCGCTCGCTCCTCGATGAACTCGTCGTACCCCAGTTCGCGGGGAATGGGAACGCGGAAAGCGACACACTCGTCGGGCTTCCAGAGCTCGACGACGGCGCCGTGCACCCGGCTGGGGACGGAGCCCTCGTGATCACGACGGACAGCCACGTGGTCTCGCCCAGATTTTTCCCGGGTGGCGATATCGGCCGCCTCGCAGTGGCCGGAACGGTCAACGACCTGGCCGTGATGGGCGCAACCAGCCCCACCGCACTCACCTGCTCGCTCGTCCTCGAAGAGGGCGTCCCCACCGCGGACGTCAAGCGTGTGATCGAGTCGATGGCCGAGACAGCCAGGAGTGCCGGCGTGCCGATCTCGACGGGGGACACGAAGGTCATGGGCAACGGCGAGGTCGACGGCATCCTCATCAACACCGCTGGGGTCGCGTACGTCGACCGCGAGCAGCCAGTGACCGACGCAGGCCTCGATCCCGGTGATGCGATCATCGTGAGTGGGTCGATGGGCGATCACGGGATCGCGCTGCTGTCCGCCAGAGAGGGATTCGACTTCACGGGCGAGTTGGAGAGTGACGTCGCTCCAGTCAACGACCTCGTAAATGTGGCCCTCGACGCCGGTCGAATCACGGCGATGAAGGACCCGACCCGCGGCGGCCTGGCGAACGCGCTGAACGAGATGGCCGGGAAAGCCGACGTAGGAATCGACCTCATGGACGAGTCGATTCCCGTCTCCGGACCGATCGCCTCGGCCGGGGAGGTCCTCGGGATCGACCCACTCTCGGTCGCCAACGAGGGGAAAGTCGTCATGGGAGTGAACCCCGAGGACGCCGAGGACGTGCTGGCGGCGATCCACACAGTACCGGGCGGCGAGGAGGCGGCAATCGTCGGGCAGGTGACCGATGACCATGCTGGCCGGGTCGTCGTGGATACCGGCTTCGGCCGGCGGTATCTCAGCGAACCCGAGGGGGAACCACTCCCCCGGATCTGCTGA
- the hypB gene encoding hydrogenase nickel incorporation protein HypB, whose protein sequence is MAGLHHDHGVRFGLPDLRERLLGPLRAHRFGHGEFEATGGSDAEADVLAAIRERAGEVHERLVHDHEVFAVEFVGSTGGGKTKLIEELLERAPADERVGAVVGDVAGEDDATRLREYGIPVENINTGKECHLDPDGVDSALSAFDLDALDTLYVENVGNMVCPADFPLGTSLRVLVVSTTEGGDVVGKHPLLVQAADAAIVNKIDLAEAVGTDLDRVRGDIHEVAPEIPVFETNARAGTGVDALAAFLDARRESHTGHTHQ, encoded by the coding sequence ATGGCCGGACTGCACCACGACCACGGAGTCCGCTTTGGACTCCCGGACCTGCGAGAGCGCCTGCTGGGCCCGCTCCGAGCCCACCGGTTCGGGCACGGAGAGTTCGAAGCGACGGGTGGCTCCGATGCGGAAGCTGACGTGCTGGCGGCCATCAGGGAGCGAGCGGGCGAGGTTCACGAACGGCTCGTTCACGATCACGAGGTCTTTGCCGTCGAGTTCGTCGGCAGCACGGGCGGCGGGAAGACCAAACTCATCGAAGAGTTGCTCGAACGGGCCCCGGCAGACGAACGTGTTGGGGCCGTCGTGGGCGACGTGGCGGGCGAGGACGACGCAACCCGGCTCCGGGAGTACGGCATCCCCGTCGAGAACATCAACACCGGCAAGGAGTGCCACCTCGACCCGGACGGGGTCGATTCGGCACTCTCGGCGTTCGATCTCGATGCCCTGGACACGCTCTACGTGGAGAACGTGGGGAACATGGTCTGTCCGGCGGATTTCCCGCTCGGGACGAGCCTCCGGGTGCTGGTCGTGAGTACGACCGAGGGTGGGGACGTCGTCGGCAAGCACCCACTCCTCGTACAGGCGGCGGACGCCGCGATCGTGAACAAGATCGACCTGGCCGAGGCCGTCGGGACGGACCTCGACCGGGTCCGGGGCGACATCCACGAGGTAGCCCCCGAAATTCCAGTGTTCGAGACGAACGCCAGAGCCGGAACGGGGGTCGATGCCCTCGCGGCGTTCCTGGATGCCAGACGGGAGAGTCACACCGGACACACCCACCAGTAG
- the hypD gene encoding hydrogenase formation protein HypD: protein MSETEPLQFRDPEQAEQLADRLETLMADIDEPVSLMHVCGSHEQAIAKFGLRSLLPDGLSVRMGPGCPVCVTNMPEVDEAVAIAEQGATVATYGDMFRVPGTKKSLADARADGASVEVVYSASEAVELAAANPEAEVVFFATGFETTAAPTAAILDADPPSNFSVLSAHKYVPPAMEVVAEMPDVDIDGFLAAGHAATITGYGLFEPFVETYELPIVVGGFEPIDVLLAIERLLEYVRDGKAGLENAYPRCVSKAGNEQALETMWDVFEKTSGEWRGIAEIPGANLVLRDAYAEYDARRRFDVEPLDGGPDPLTEQCICGDIMAGKADPDECDLFGEECTPSNPVGACMVSSEGTCKIWDEYGGHPNL from the coding sequence ATGTCTGAGACCGAACCCCTCCAGTTCCGGGACCCGGAGCAGGCAGAACAGTTGGCCGACCGGCTGGAGACCCTGATGGCCGACATCGACGAGCCGGTCTCCCTGATGCACGTCTGTGGTTCACACGAGCAGGCCATCGCCAAATTCGGCCTCCGGAGTCTGCTTCCGGATGGGCTCTCCGTGCGAATGGGACCGGGCTGTCCCGTCTGTGTGACGAACATGCCGGAGGTCGACGAGGCCGTCGCTATCGCCGAACAGGGAGCGACCGTCGCGACCTACGGGGACATGTTCCGGGTGCCAGGAACCAAGAAGAGCCTCGCGGACGCCCGTGCGGACGGTGCGTCGGTGGAAGTCGTCTACTCGGCCAGCGAGGCGGTCGAACTGGCGGCGGCAAATCCCGAGGCGGAAGTCGTCTTCTTCGCGACCGGGTTCGAGACGACGGCCGCCCCGACGGCGGCGATCCTCGACGCCGACCCACCCTCGAATTTCTCGGTGCTCTCGGCCCACAAGTACGTCCCGCCGGCGATGGAGGTCGTCGCCGAGATGCCCGACGTGGACATCGACGGCTTTCTCGCCGCGGGCCACGCCGCGACGATCACCGGCTACGGGCTCTTCGAACCGTTCGTCGAGACCTACGAGTTGCCGATCGTGGTCGGCGGGTTCGAACCCATCGACGTGCTGCTGGCGATCGAGCGGCTCCTGGAGTACGTCAGAGACGGCAAAGCCGGCCTGGAGAACGCCTACCCCCGCTGTGTCTCGAAGGCGGGGAACGAGCAGGCCCTGGAAACGATGTGGGACGTCTTCGAGAAAACATCCGGGGAGTGGCGCGGGATCGCCGAAATCCCGGGCGCGAATCTCGTGCTTCGGGACGCCTACGCCGAGTACGACGCCAGACGCCGCTTCGACGTCGAACCGCTCGACGGTGGACCCGACCCGCTGACCGAGCAGTGCATCTGTGGGGACATCATGGCCGGGAAGGCCGATCCCGACGAGTGTGACCTGTTCGGCGAGGAGTGCACCCCGTCGAACCCGGTCGGGGCGTGCATGGTCAGCAGCGAGGGCACGTGCAAGATCTGGGACGAGTACGGCGGCCACCCGAACCTCTAA
- a CDS encoding HypC/HybG/HupF family hydrogenase formation chaperone: MCLGIPGEILEIDGQVAQAEFWNVEKSVRLDIVGEEVSVGDYVLNHAGFAIRKIPDDEVAETMALYESFLSGDEADALEEIGATDATLEFGDRPAARTGEKPVASTDRVPRGPGDARTDPEADSEDDV, encoded by the coding sequence ATGTGTCTCGGTATCCCAGGCGAGATCCTGGAGATCGACGGGCAGGTCGCCCAGGCGGAGTTCTGGAACGTCGAGAAGAGCGTTCGGCTGGACATCGTGGGCGAGGAAGTATCCGTCGGGGACTACGTGCTGAACCACGCCGGCTTCGCGATCAGAAAGATCCCCGACGACGAGGTGGCAGAGACGATGGCGCTCTACGAGTCGTTTTTGAGCGGCGACGAAGCCGACGCCCTCGAAGAGATCGGCGCGACTGACGCCACACTCGAGTTCGGCGACCGGCCAGCAGCGAGGACCGGGGAAAAACCGGTCGCCTCGACCGACCGGGTTCCCCGCGGGCCTGGCGACGCTCGAACCGATCCCGAAGCGGATTCCGAGGACGATGTCTGA
- a CDS encoding hydrogenase maturation nickel metallochaperone HypA, giving the protein MHEISIAKGILSRALDAASEHGADRIDALTIEIGRATHVNPEQMVFCLEAIADSTPAAEAKIRTETIQPRAECDCGWEGAPESLDLPGGFAPDIRCPDCGQRADLVQGRECRLASIEIPDVSHDDKPPARRADEVRGSPS; this is encoded by the coding sequence ATGCACGAGATCAGCATCGCCAAAGGCATTCTGTCGCGGGCACTCGACGCGGCGAGCGAACACGGAGCCGACCGGATCGACGCCCTGACGATCGAGATCGGGCGCGCCACCCACGTCAACCCCGAGCAGATGGTCTTCTGCCTGGAAGCGATCGCCGACTCGACGCCCGCGGCCGAGGCGAAAATCCGCACCGAAACCATCCAGCCACGGGCCGAGTGTGACTGTGGCTGGGAGGGAGCCCCTGAAAGTCTCGACCTCCCGGGCGGGTTCGCCCCGGACATCCGGTGTCCGGACTGCGGGCAGCGCGCCGACCTCGTACAGGGACGGGAGTGTCGGCTCGCGAGCATCGAGATCCCTGACGTATCACACGACGACAAACCGCCGGCCCGCCGGGCGGACGAAGTTCGCGGGTCCCCAAGTTAA